The genome window CTGGTTGCAAACAACGGATAGCCATGGGCATAATTGGTGGTGCCGTCTAAAGGGTCGATGATCCACTTAAATTCGCTGTCGGTACGATAACCCCGACCTTCTTCGGCTAAAACATCGTGGTCGGGAAAGCGCCCTTGAATGATTTTAACAATGGCCTCTTCGCAAGCATGATCAATATCGGTCACAATGTTAATGGTTCCCTTAAAATCAATTTGCCGTTCTGTTTTAAGACCCTCTTTTTGAATTTCGCCAGAAAGCAGACTCGCTTCAACCGCAACATCTAAAAAATTTTGATAAGAGATTGCTTCGGCCTTACCTCGCAATGACATCACTGCCTCCTCAACGCCCGGGCGGCTGCCCACACGTAAACTTTATTTGCACCCTGTTTTTTTAATAAACGCGCGCACTCATTAACGGTCGCACCCGTTGTCACCACATCGTCTACCAAAAGTAGGTCGTGCCCTTCTACCGATAAATTGTCCTCGATTTGAAAGGCCTTGTAAACCGAGTTTATGCGCCGCTTGTATCCAAAACGAGTTTGGCTGGGGATAAAACTCTTTTTCTTCAATAAATTTAAGCAAACCGGCCGTTTAAGCTCACGAGCCAAGACATCGGCCAAAAGTGTTGCTTGATTATAGCGACGTACAAACCTTCTAAAAAATCCCATAGGCACAGGAATGAGCAGGCTTGCCTCAGGCCAAACCATGGTTTTGCTTTTTTCCACTAAAACAGCGGCTAGCTGGGTTTTGCCCGCATATTTTAAGGCCTTGACGGCGCAAGCCACCTGCCCCTGATAAATAAAAGAACAAAAAATTTTATCAAAATAAGGAGGCTTGCTCAAACAAGCCTCGCAACGATACCCATTTTCTAAAGGCAAGGCACAAACTTCGCAACCACCCTGCAGGGGTTTAAAATCTCGGTCACATTCGGAACAAAGTTGTTGTTGAGGAGAAGCAAACTTGCCACAAATTAAGCAAGTCGGTTCAAGGGAAAATTTTTTGAATAACATATTATGTCTCTTGTCATTGCGAGCGAGCCTCGTTGGCGAGCGTGGCAATCTTCCTTTTTATATTCGTCACGTCTTTTCGAAGTAGGGAGGAGGCAACTTGAGAACCCGCGCCCGGTCGGCCAATGAGGGCCTCTGTCATTGCGAACCCAGCGGGATGAAGCAATCTCTTCTGTTTAAGCGATGGGATTGCCACGCTCGCCAACGGGGCTCGCTCGCAATGACAGAAATCACAATAGCATGCTCTCACCGGTCATCTCCGCTGGTTTCGGTATACCCAATATCTCCAACATCGTCGGCGCAATATCCGATAATTTCCCAAGTTCACGCAATTTTCGATTTTTAAAAGCCGCTCCAGCCAAAATAAAAGGCACTAGATTTAAAGTATGCGCCGTATGCGGCTTGCCTGCTTCATCGAGTTCTTGTTCACAATTGCCATGGTCGGCCGTTACAATCACGGTGCCAGATTGTTCCCAAATTTTTTGGCAAACCTTACCTAAACATGCATCGACCACTTCAACGGCTTTAATGGCTGCCGGCAGAACGGCTGTGTGCCCCACCATATCGGGATTGGCAAAATTCAAAATAATCACATCATATTTTTTTTTATCAAGCTCGGATAATAGCCGATCACAAACTTGGTAAGCGCTCATTTCGGGTTTTAAATCATAGGTTGGAATTTCTCGCGGTGAAGGGATTAAAATCCGATCTTCTCCTGGAAACACGGCCTCTCTCCCCCCATTGAAAAAAAAAGTCACATGGGCATATTTTTCGGTTTCGGCAATACGCAGTTGCTTCAAACCTTGTTGTGAAATAATTTCTGGAAATATCTTTTGCAAGGTTTCAGGGGCAAAGGCTACTTTTAAGGGAAAATTTTTGTCGTATTCCATCATACAAACAAATTCGGATATTTTAGGAAAAACTTTTCGTTCAAAGTGAATAAATTCAGCAACCGTTAGGGCGCGAGTGATTTCACGGGCACGATCCGCCCGAAAATTAAAGAAAATAACGGCATCTCCATTGGCTATGGCACCTATTGGCTTGCTATTTTTACTTATGACTATGGGTTGAATAAATTCATCTGTCTCGCCACGGGCATAGGCCTTTTCTAAAGCAAGTTTTGGATCTTGTTCTTGCACCCCCTCCCCCAGCACCAAGGCACGATAAGCCTTTGCAATGCGCTCCCAGCGGTTGTCACGATCCATGACAAAATATCGCCCGGTAATCGTCGCGATTTGCCCTATCCCCTTTTTTTGAATTCCTTGTTGTAGAA of Deltaproteobacteria bacterium contains these proteins:
- a CDS encoding ComF family protein, translating into MLFKKFSLEPTCLICGKFASPQQQLCSECDRDFKPLQGGCEVCALPLENGYRCEACLSKPPYFDKIFCSFIYQGQVACAVKALKYAGKTQLAAVLVEKSKTMVWPEASLLIPVPMGFFRRFVRRYNQATLLADVLARELKRPVCLNLLKKKSFIPSQTRFGYKRRINSVYKAFQIEDNLSVEGHDLLLVDDVVTTGATVNECARLLKKQGANKVYVWAAARALRRQ
- a CDS encoding 2,3-bisphosphoglycerate-independent phosphoglycerate mutase; the encoded protein is MTKPLLLMILDGWGLREAKTGNAIELAKTPNYHQMLAHYPHSQIDASGPAVGLPMGVMGNSEVGHLNIGAGRIAQVGLTRIYQAIADGSFFKNSALLAAVQAAKKNHSTLHLMGLLSDGGVHSHQDHLLALLDLAKQQGLKAVMIHVITDGRDTPPQSGIHYLKILQQGIQKKGIGQIATITGRYFVMDRDNRWERIAKAYRALVLGEGVQEQDPKLALEKAYARGETDEFIQPIVISKNSKPIGAIANGDAVIFFNFRADRAREITRALTVAEFIHFERKVFPKISEFVCMMEYDKNFPLKVAFAPETLQKIFPEIISQQGLKQLRIAETEKYAHVTFFFNGGREAVFPGEDRILIPSPREIPTYDLKPEMSAYQVCDRLLSELDKKKYDVIILNFANPDMVGHTAVLPAAIKAVEVVDACLGKVCQKIWEQSGTVIVTADHGNCEQELDEAGKPHTAHTLNLVPFILAGAAFKNRKLRELGKLSDIAPTMLEILGIPKPAEMTGESMLL